The proteins below come from a single Holdemania massiliensis genomic window:
- a CDS encoding VOC family protein: protein MTNEVRLADLIIDCPDAQKLSQFYHELLGWKTAELFGNPAIVSENGVMLVFVQEADYVPPVWPEVEGKPQKQVHFDFLVQDLNEVINQAESLGAKKADTQFGGSQFVTMIDPAGHPFCLVQA from the coding sequence ATGACAAATGAAGTTCGTTTAGCCGATTTGATTATCGACTGCCCCGATGCCCAAAAGCTAAGTCAGTTCTATCATGAACTCTTAGGATGGAAAACCGCAGAATTGTTTGGCAATCCTGCCATCGTCAGTGAAAACGGCGTGATGCTGGTGTTTGTGCAGGAGGCGGATTATGTACCGCCGGTCTGGCCGGAAGTTGAAGGTAAACCGCAGAAGCAGGTACATTTCGATTTCCTCGTTCAGGATTTAAATGAGGTGATCAATCAAGCAGAAAGTCTGGGCGCAAAGAAGGCGGATACCCAGTTTGGCGGCAGCCAGTTTGTCACAATGATTGATCCGGCCGGACACCCGTTCTGCCTGGTTCAGGCTTAA
- a CDS encoding aldo/keto reductase has protein sequence MRMTHFNNANVDVSQLAVGTWGLDSLRWNGAMSETEAIEAIHAMVKGGVNLIDTAPNYGNHSSEQIVGRAIQGLDRSKIFISTKFGTHNDLFTGGVFRDARFGTVMEEMASSLRNLQTDYVDFYFLHWPDTHTPIAETMCALNFLKQQGKIRFIGLSNCDQALLEEAMKYGQVDVIQPPFSMIDQRYKSLMSWCHKHGIDTMTYGSLSGGILTGRFREVPDWPANDVRLSFYKGFRPDVFPRVMELMGTLDEIAAAHNVPVSQVAINWSTQKTYVSTALVGVRSVRHVAENIETFAWKLSDNEMQKIDAKLEALQLDQL, from the coding sequence ATGCGAATGACCCATTTCAACAATGCTAACGTGGACGTCAGCCAGTTAGCGGTCGGAACCTGGGGCCTGGACAGTCTGCGCTGGAATGGCGCAATGAGCGAGACCGAAGCGATTGAAGCCATCCATGCGATGGTAAAAGGCGGCGTCAACCTGATCGACACCGCTCCCAACTATGGCAATCACAGCTCAGAACAGATTGTCGGACGGGCGATTCAGGGCTTAGACCGGTCAAAAATCTTCATTTCCACCAAGTTCGGCACCCACAACGATCTGTTTACCGGCGGTGTCTTCCGCGACGCGCGCTTCGGCACTGTCATGGAAGAAATGGCCAGCTCCCTGCGCAATCTTCAAACTGATTATGTCGACTTCTATTTCCTGCATTGGCCGGATACACATACGCCAATTGCGGAAACGATGTGCGCTCTGAACTTTCTAAAGCAACAAGGCAAAATTCGATTTATTGGTTTATCCAACTGTGATCAGGCTTTATTGGAAGAAGCGATGAAATACGGTCAGGTTGATGTTATTCAGCCGCCGTTCTCAATGATCGATCAGCGGTATAAGTCCTTGATGAGCTGGTGTCACAAACACGGGATTGATACGATGACCTACGGCTCTTTAAGCGGCGGCATTCTGACCGGACGATTCCGCGAAGTCCCTGACTGGCCTGCCAACGACGTGCGGTTATCCTTTTATAAAGGATTTCGTCCGGATGTCTTTCCGCGGGTTATGGAACTGATGGGAACGCTGGATGAAATCGCTGCAGCTCACAATGTGCCTGTCAGCCAAGTCGCCATCAACTGGTCAACGCAGAAAACCTATGTATCCACTGCTTTAGTCGGAGTCCGCAGCGTTCGGCATGTCGCAGAGAACATCGAGACCTTTGCCTGGAAGCTCAGTGACAACGAAATGCAGAAAATCGACGCCAAGCTTGAGGCACTTCAGCTGGATCAGCTTTGA
- a CDS encoding iron-containing alcohol dehydrogenase, with protein sequence MANLFLTPAKIISGSSALEDAGSSLATLGKKALIVTDRMMVQLGNLDKVLNILKQHHIAYSIYAEINSEPCDTMITAGLKQYQTEQCDFFIALGGGSPIDSMKAIAMMSVEPDRPLNAYMGHPVEVPLPKKVAIPTTAGTGSEATQFTIITDTANDVKMLLKGGSLIPDLAIIDPQFTMTAPKGVTSATGIDALCHAIEAYTSRQAQPLSDTFALSAVKRIFNNLVEAYEHGDNEEARIQMSLAALEAGIAFNNSSVTIVHGMSRPIGALFHIAHGLSNAVLLEVCMNYVKDGALDRFADLARYCGMTQTEDDQQAADLFIENLTALLAKLNVPTLAQLKVDRDQFFSALEKMAHDAAVSGSPANTRKPITEAAMIELYRQLW encoded by the coding sequence ATGGCTAATCTCTTTTTAACTCCGGCCAAAATTATCAGCGGTTCTTCAGCGCTGGAAGATGCCGGATCATCCCTCGCCACGCTGGGCAAAAAAGCACTGATCGTTACCGATCGGATGATGGTTCAGCTTGGCAATCTGGACAAAGTTCTCAACATTTTAAAGCAACATCACATCGCTTATTCGATTTATGCTGAAATCAACAGTGAACCGTGCGATACGATGATCACCGCAGGTTTAAAACAATATCAGACAGAACAGTGCGATTTCTTCATCGCATTGGGCGGCGGATCCCCGATTGATTCGATGAAGGCGATCGCGATGATGAGCGTCGAACCGGATCGGCCGCTCAACGCCTATATGGGCCACCCGGTCGAAGTCCCGCTGCCGAAAAAGGTCGCGATTCCGACAACCGCCGGCACCGGCTCCGAAGCGACGCAGTTTACGATCATCACCGACACAGCGAACGACGTCAAGATGCTGTTAAAAGGCGGCAGCCTGATTCCTGATCTCGCGATCATTGATCCGCAGTTTACCATGACCGCTCCTAAGGGCGTTACCAGTGCGACCGGCATTGACGCGCTGTGCCATGCCATTGAAGCTTACACTTCCCGACAGGCTCAGCCGTTATCGGATACTTTTGCCCTCAGTGCCGTCAAGCGTATCTTCAACAATTTAGTGGAAGCTTACGAACACGGCGATAACGAGGAAGCTAGGATTCAGATGTCATTGGCAGCCTTGGAAGCAGGGATCGCTTTCAACAATTCTTCGGTTACGATCGTCCACGGCATGAGCCGTCCGATCGGCGCGCTGTTCCATATCGCCCATGGGTTAAGCAATGCGGTGCTTTTGGAGGTCTGCATGAACTATGTTAAAGACGGCGCCCTTGACCGGTTTGCGGATCTGGCCCGATATTGCGGCATGACGCAGACGGAAGACGACCAACAGGCCGCTGACCTGTTTATCGAAAATCTGACTGCTCTGCTGGCAAAACTCAATGTCCCGACTCTGGCGCAGCTGAAGGTCGATCGTGATCAGTTCTTCAGCGCCTTAGAAAAAATGGCGCATGACGCCGCAGTGTCCGGTTCCCCGGCCAATACCCGCAAACCGATTACCGAAGCAGCGATGATCGAACTGTACCGTCAGCTCTGGTAA
- a CDS encoding DeoR/GlpR family DNA-binding transcription regulator, with protein MKYNRLQEMEAYIRKNRSVSNEELQKLFNISVQTLRRDLKELEDRNVITKVYGGVLAKPEKISAATLPTLSSRLQTNAAAKDRIGQLAAGLVQDGDVIFVDSGSTAFTMIPYLHQREVTVISHSLHVMNALIEAENLTGICLGGKLRRETQTFFSDTSFYPYYYNKAFISTVGLSISKGLTNTDFSEGVIKRHVIQNSAEVWIVADHSKFGTVAFNKFFDLEGITGVITDEQPSEKYRQYFKNLKIQLID; from the coding sequence ATGAAATACAATCGTTTGCAGGAAATGGAAGCCTATATCCGCAAAAACCGCTCGGTGAGCAATGAGGAGCTTCAAAAGCTGTTCAACATCTCCGTGCAGACACTGCGCCGGGATTTGAAGGAGCTGGAAGACCGCAATGTGATCACCAAGGTGTACGGCGGCGTCCTGGCCAAGCCGGAAAAGATCAGCGCGGCAACCCTGCCGACCCTTTCCTCCAGGCTACAGACCAACGCGGCGGCCAAGGATCGGATCGGTCAGCTGGCCGCAGGACTTGTGCAGGACGGCGATGTGATTTTTGTGGACTCCGGATCCACGGCTTTTACGATGATCCCGTATCTTCATCAGCGGGAAGTCACCGTGATCTCTCACAGCCTGCATGTCATGAACGCGTTAATCGAAGCTGAGAATCTGACGGGGATCTGTCTGGGCGGGAAGCTGCGAAGGGAAACCCAGACCTTCTTTTCCGATACCTCGTTTTATCCATACTACTATAATAAAGCGTTCATCTCGACGGTCGGCCTGTCGATTTCCAAGGGACTGACGAATACCGATTTCAGCGAAGGCGTGATCAAACGGCATGTCATCCAGAATTCTGCGGAAGTCTGGATTGTCGCCGATCACTCGAAATTCGGTACGGTGGCGTTTAATAAATTTTTCGATCTTGAAGGGATTACCGGGGTGATCACCGATGAACAGCCCAGTGAAAAATATCGGCAGTATTTCAAGAATCTCAAAATCCAGCTGATTGACTAA
- a CDS encoding helix-turn-helix domain-containing protein, translated as MNSNAAVKKRINELCKERKISYSYLSKKAGLNETTLPIFMSGNDEQALSIPSIFKICRFLDITLEIFFDKEYFENVDEFSFSEKE; from the coding sequence ATGAACAGTAACGCGGCTGTAAAGAAAAGAATTAATGAGCTTTGTAAAGAACGAAAAATTAGTTACTCTTACTTAAGTAAGAAAGCTGGACTCAATGAAACAACGCTTCCAATATTTATGTCAGGCAATGATGAACAAGCCTTATCGATTCCAAGTATATTTAAAATATGTCGCTTTCTTGATATTACACTCGAGATATTTTTTGATAAAGAGTATTTTGAGAATGTCGATGAATTCTCATTTTCAGAAAAAGAGTAG
- a CDS encoding 5-deoxy-glucuronate isomerase — translation MLRKNEDLHPGFNLICDEEKDQMFMHIQLLIGRRGESWPIESEQQETALLLLSGTLTYQYEGKTVTAKRQDLFHDDATCLHVCRKTPVVLTFEEDGEVLIQQKINPQTFPSMLYDKSNIDKQFFGEGKLAATTKRQVTTILDYERTPYSKMVLGEITNFPGIWSSYPPHHHPQPEVYFYKFDHSQGFGSCFMGEDVYKITHNSVAMIPGGLTHPQNAAPGYAMFYVWMIPHLEGNPWIKTRTFDPDHEWVNDENAEFFQLEQ, via the coding sequence GTGTTAAGAAAAAATGAAGATCTGCATCCGGGTTTCAATTTGATCTGCGATGAGGAAAAAGATCAGATGTTCATGCACATTCAGCTGCTGATCGGCCGCCGGGGTGAGTCCTGGCCGATTGAATCCGAACAACAGGAAACGGCGCTGCTTTTGTTAAGCGGAACCCTCACCTATCAATATGAGGGGAAAACGGTCACAGCGAAGCGGCAGGATTTGTTTCACGATGATGCAACTTGTCTGCATGTCTGCCGGAAAACCCCGGTGGTGCTGACCTTTGAGGAAGACGGCGAGGTTTTAATTCAGCAAAAGATAAATCCCCAGACCTTTCCCAGCATGCTGTATGACAAATCCAACATTGACAAACAGTTCTTCGGCGAAGGCAAGCTGGCCGCGACGACCAAGCGCCAGGTGACGACGATTTTAGATTATGAGCGGACGCCATACTCGAAGATGGTCTTGGGTGAAATCACTAACTTCCCCGGCATCTGGAGCAGCTATCCGCCGCATCATCATCCTCAGCCGGAAGTTTATTTCTACAAATTCGATCATTCGCAGGGCTTCGGCAGCTGCTTCATGGGCGAGGACGTCTATAAAATCACGCACAACAGCGTCGCGATGATTCCCGGCGGACTGACGCATCCGCAAAACGCCGCGCCGGGTTACGCGATGTTCTATGTCTGGATGATTCCGCATCTGGAAGGCAATCCTTGGATTAAGACACGAACCTTCGATCCGGATCATGAATGGGTCAACGATGAAAACGCTGAATTCTTCCAGCTTGAACAATAG
- a CDS encoding flavocytochrome c gives MKKIVKLMLSVMMIASMAACSSAPKNDQGGEGKFKAGTYTGTAQGNNGDVTVEVTLSADKIEKVEVTEHKESAGISDAAIADIPATIVESQSLNVDTVSGATHTSDAILDAVKAALTEAGADIEALMSGEGAAKTTVTLEDKTYDVVVLGAGGAGLSAAIEAQAAGANVVVIEKMPYVGGNTILSYAELACPNNWLQEEQGIEDSPELMAKEMWEGGGKVAKKEMVDIVVNNATAAAEWLRDEIGVKYQDYLVQEGGHSVARAVEPIDLGPGMINPLKDYAESHGVEIMLNTKAEELIQDETGKVVGVKVSQGDQTATISANNSVVLATGGFGANVEMREHYNTRWETLDASVKTTNSPAIVGDGIVMAEKIGANLINMEHIQLYPFNNPITGVFYGIEAPSWSSEGLIYVNKDGKRFVNEVAMRDVRAEGILAQGGLVYAIYNQEVADRLNLEEKFADEYARCLEDGVFFKADTLEEVADHYGINAENLVETMAKYNEGIENNNDEFGRKTSMVTMKEGPWFILEGVVSVHHTMGGVEINENAEVLNVEGNVMPGLFAAGEVTGSIHGNNRVGTCAIADITVFGRIAGRNAAAAK, from the coding sequence ATGAAAAAAATTGTTAAACTGATGCTTTCTGTCATGATGATTGCTTCGATGGCTGCGTGCAGCTCGGCACCGAAGAATGATCAGGGCGGGGAAGGCAAATTCAAAGCCGGTACCTACACGGGCACAGCCCAGGGAAATAATGGGGATGTGACTGTCGAAGTCACCTTGAGTGCCGATAAGATTGAAAAGGTTGAGGTCACAGAACACAAGGAATCCGCAGGGATTTCCGATGCGGCTATTGCCGACATTCCAGCAACGATTGTTGAATCCCAATCACTGAATGTCGATACAGTTTCTGGGGCAACGCATACTTCGGACGCCATTCTGGATGCGGTCAAAGCGGCATTAACAGAAGCTGGGGCCGATATTGAAGCCCTGATGAGCGGTGAAGGTGCAGCCAAAACGACCGTCACTTTGGAAGATAAAACTTATGACGTCGTCGTATTAGGCGCTGGCGGAGCAGGTTTGTCGGCAGCGATTGAAGCGCAGGCCGCGGGCGCCAATGTCGTTGTCATCGAGAAAATGCCGTATGTCGGCGGCAACACGATTTTGTCCTATGCCGAACTGGCCTGCCCGAACAACTGGCTGCAGGAAGAACAGGGCATTGAAGACAGCCCGGAACTGATGGCCAAGGAAATGTGGGAAGGCGGCGGAAAGGTCGCTAAAAAGGAAATGGTCGATATCGTCGTCAACAACGCGACGGCAGCCGCGGAATGGCTGCGTGACGAAATCGGCGTCAAGTATCAGGATTATCTAGTACAGGAAGGCGGCCACAGCGTAGCACGTGCTGTTGAACCGATTGATTTAGGCCCAGGCATGATCAATCCATTAAAGGACTATGCTGAAAGCCACGGCGTCGAAATCATGCTCAACACCAAAGCAGAAGAGTTGATCCAGGATGAAACCGGCAAGGTTGTCGGTGTTAAAGTTTCTCAGGGTGATCAGACCGCTACGATCTCCGCGAACAACAGCGTTGTTCTGGCGACCGGCGGATTCGGCGCCAACGTTGAAATGCGCGAACACTACAACACCCGTTGGGAAACCTTGGATGCTTCTGTCAAAACAACCAATTCCCCGGCGATTGTCGGCGACGGCATCGTCATGGCGGAAAAGATCGGAGCGAATCTGATCAATATGGAACATATTCAGCTGTATCCGTTCAACAATCCAATCACCGGCGTATTCTATGGCATTGAAGCACCGAGCTGGTCAAGCGAAGGTCTGATCTATGTCAACAAAGACGGCAAGCGCTTTGTCAACGAAGTCGCGATGCGTGATGTCCGTGCCGAAGGCATTCTGGCTCAGGGCGGTCTGGTCTATGCGATCTACAACCAGGAAGTCGCGGATCGGCTGAACCTGGAAGAAAAGTTCGCGGATGAATATGCCCGCTGCTTGGAAGACGGTGTCTTCTTCAAGGCTGATACACTGGAAGAAGTCGCTGACCATTACGGCATCAATGCTGAGAACCTTGTTGAAACGATGGCGAAGTACAATGAAGGCATCGAAAACAACAACGATGAATTCGGCCGGAAAACCAGCATGGTTACAATGAAGGAAGGCCCTTGGTTCATTCTGGAAGGCGTCGTTTCCGTTCACCACACCATGGGTGGCGTTGAAATCAATGAAAACGCCGAAGTTCTGAATGTTGAAGGCAACGTTATGCCGGGTCTGTTTGCGGCAGGTGAAGTCACCGGCAGCATCCATGGCAACAACCGTGTCGGCACCTGCGCGATCGCCGATATCACCGTCTTCGGACGGATCGCCGGCCGCAATGCCGCCGCTGCGAAATAA
- a CDS encoding transaldolase family protein, translating into MNKLYETVTQFPQTEVWNDSCSCAELQYAIDNGASGATTNPVIVGNVLKKELPQWEETIKTIIADHPAYTEDEVAWDVIKALGAKASKLLRPLFEASRGQKGRISFQTNAKFYRSKDKMVEQACELAAVVPNSQIKAPTSKAGVEAFEELTYRGISINATVSFTCAQAIAVAEAVERGLARREAEGLPTAEMHPVCTIMAGRTDDYLKAWVKQHDVLISAEALDMAGVAVVKNAYRLYQERGYRTKLLVAAFRNQHHWEEFIGGDIVLTITSDWQRKYNGSDVEIKNNIDTPVDPKLMDELMKLDEFKKAYLEDGLKPEEFEYYGAFLATMNQFLGGYDDLVRLIRSYMMK; encoded by the coding sequence ATGAATAAACTATATGAAACCGTCACGCAGTTTCCGCAGACCGAAGTCTGGAACGACTCCTGCAGCTGCGCGGAACTGCAGTACGCGATCGACAACGGCGCCAGCGGCGCGACGACCAATCCGGTCATCGTCGGCAATGTCCTGAAGAAAGAACTGCCACAATGGGAAGAAACGATCAAAACGATCATCGCTGACCATCCGGCTTATACCGAAGATGAAGTCGCTTGGGATGTGATCAAAGCCCTGGGCGCCAAGGCCAGCAAGCTCTTACGGCCTCTGTTTGAAGCCAGCCGGGGTCAGAAAGGCCGGATTTCCTTTCAGACCAACGCCAAGTTCTACCGCAGCAAGGACAAGATGGTTGAGCAGGCCTGCGAGTTAGCGGCGGTCGTTCCCAACTCCCAAATCAAAGCTCCAACATCCAAAGCCGGCGTCGAAGCGTTCGAGGAATTAACCTATCGCGGCATCAGCATCAACGCAACGGTTTCCTTCACCTGCGCCCAGGCGATTGCGGTGGCGGAAGCGGTTGAGCGCGGTTTAGCCCGACGGGAAGCCGAAGGACTGCCGACCGCCGAAATGCATCCAGTCTGCACGATCATGGCCGGCCGAACGGACGATTACTTAAAAGCCTGGGTGAAGCAGCATGACGTGCTGATCAGTGCTGAAGCGCTAGACATGGCCGGGGTCGCGGTGGTCAAGAATGCTTACCGCTTATATCAAGAACGCGGCTACCGCACCAAGCTGTTAGTGGCGGCCTTCCGTAATCAGCATCATTGGGAAGAATTCATCGGTGGGGATATCGTGCTGACGATCACCAGCGACTGGCAGCGCAAGTACAACGGCAGCGATGTGGAAATCAAAAACAACATCGACACGCCGGTGGATCCAAAACTGATGGATGAGTTAATGAAGCTGGATGAATTCAAGAAAGCTTATTTGGAAGACGGACTGAAACCGGAAGAATTTGAGTATTACGGAGCATTCTTAGCGACAATGAACCAGTTTTTGGGCGGCTATGACGATTTAGTCAGGCTGATCCGCAGCTACATGATGAAATAA
- a CDS encoding helix-turn-helix domain-containing protein produces MILNDAIRDKIRRLCESNKISEYELAKRSGVKRNSISNFMNIKSRYLKLATLIKIISVFDLSLSSFFSDPIFQDIRGI; encoded by the coding sequence TTGATTCTGAATGATGCAATTAGAGATAAGATCAGGAGATTATGCGAATCAAATAAAATCAGTGAATATGAACTAGCTAAGCGAAGCGGAGTAAAACGCAACTCTATTTCTAATTTTATGAATATCAAAAGCCGTTATTTGAAATTAGCAACTTTGATCAAAATTATAAGTGTTTTTGACCTTAGTCTTTCCAGTTTCTTTTCAGATCCTATTTTTCAGGATATCCGAGGTATTTAA
- a CDS encoding FAD-dependent oxidoreductase produces the protein MKKLLPLLLAGLLMMTSACSNTSNQAGTYTPGSYTGEGQGFGGTVSVTITTDKDKITEVVVAGENETPAIGGAQLETLKDQILAAQSAEIDGVSGATLTSGGVKEAAAAAIAAAKGEGAEEGGELTYKAGTYTGTAEGYNGPVALDVTFSDKAITDIQIKTSGETAHVGTPAFDILFADAIAANGSGIDSVSGATFTSRAIKDALNDAATQAEATNMNAFKKNTVDHPAQADIDLTYDVVVIGAGGAGMGTAAQAAQNGETVLVLEENAEIGGNTLVSGGAFQSVMPYLVWDAKNPDAKTAVWDYNGQTYDKVMSTQGCIDTLKTILNWSEEPFDEAYYKDHEYVAGDIEELSKHGVHQEYLPTLKALKKEIQAYLDWAQPQLDKGVQEHEITLFSTVNLHIFQTYYGGLRANSDMTKWIYGDYDLVSQFINDGQGLKEWLEDQGALFDDASQPTLIGALWYRENGFGGGDLDGDGKAEEPAQWGTYFATTKNTVLKTSATAGENQIMTRTKAENLILEDGKVTGVQATMYDGTKVIAHANKGVVLATGGYAANIQKVIDTNEYWNKQFITSNTKTTNRSSLVGDGITMGEEVGAATTGEGWTQMMPISWIDNGNLAFGAGTYAVYINPTTGNRFVNESAERDVLSLGEFENGIELQGSQGVFLEISNADVMVGRPYPYDDYANNVSGKEDVENRVYFASSQDELKTILDQFGMKADPATIYANIEAYDKAIMAGEQPADVAKSQASDIIGSAEKDEKGNYKADTYTLDGVMLRIRIMAPSTHHTMGGLTIDTDRHVLNADGSIIEGLYAAGEVTGGIHGGNRLGGNAIVEIFVSGRTAANSIAADHQ, from the coding sequence ATGAAAAAATTACTACCACTGCTGCTTGCGGGATTGTTGATGATGACGAGTGCGTGCTCGAACACATCCAATCAGGCAGGCACCTACACTCCAGGCAGTTACACCGGCGAAGGTCAGGGCTTCGGCGGCACCGTTTCTGTTACGATCACAACTGACAAAGACAAGATCACCGAGGTTGTCGTTGCTGGGGAGAATGAAACGCCGGCCATCGGCGGAGCTCAGCTGGAAACGCTGAAAGATCAGATTCTGGCGGCGCAGAGTGCGGAAATTGATGGGGTCTCGGGGGCCACGTTAACTTCCGGCGGCGTTAAGGAAGCGGCCGCGGCAGCCATTGCCGCAGCCAAGGGCGAAGGCGCTGAAGAAGGCGGCGAGCTGACTTATAAAGCGGGAACGTATACCGGCACCGCCGAAGGCTACAATGGACCGGTCGCGCTGGACGTTACATTCAGCGACAAAGCGATCACGGATATCCAGATCAAGACCTCCGGTGAAACTGCGCACGTCGGCACACCGGCCTTTGATATCCTGTTTGCGGATGCGATTGCCGCCAATGGTTCAGGCATAGATTCGGTTTCCGGTGCGACGTTCACCAGCCGTGCGATCAAAGACGCTTTAAATGACGCCGCAACTCAGGCGGAAGCGACAAACATGAACGCATTCAAGAAGAATACCGTGGATCATCCGGCTCAGGCCGATATTGATCTGACCTATGATGTCGTTGTCATCGGCGCCGGCGGCGCGGGAATGGGAACCGCAGCCCAGGCAGCGCAGAATGGCGAAACCGTGCTCGTGCTGGAAGAAAATGCTGAAATCGGCGGCAATACGCTGGTTTCCGGCGGTGCGTTCCAGTCCGTTATGCCGTATCTGGTTTGGGATGCCAAGAATCCGGACGCCAAGACTGCCGTCTGGGATTACAATGGACAGACTTATGATAAAGTCATGTCAACCCAGGGCTGCATCGACACGTTAAAGACGATTCTGAACTGGTCGGAGGAACCGTTCGATGAAGCTTATTACAAAGATCATGAATATGTTGCCGGGGATATTGAAGAGCTGAGCAAGCATGGCGTGCATCAGGAATATCTGCCAACATTAAAGGCGCTGAAAAAAGAAATTCAGGCTTATCTGGACTGGGCGCAGCCGCAGCTGGACAAAGGCGTTCAGGAACATGAAATCACGTTGTTCTCAACGGTCAACCTGCATATTTTCCAGACTTACTACGGCGGTCTGCGGGCGAATTCAGATATGACAAAGTGGATTTACGGCGATTATGATCTGGTCAGCCAGTTTATCAATGACGGCCAAGGCTTAAAAGAATGGCTGGAAGATCAGGGGGCATTATTTGATGATGCCAGCCAGCCGACGTTGATCGGGGCGCTGTGGTATCGTGAAAACGGCTTCGGCGGCGGCGATCTGGACGGCGATGGAAAAGCTGAGGAACCCGCACAGTGGGGAACGTATTTTGCGACGACCAAGAATACGGTTTTGAAAACTTCGGCAACGGCCGGTGAAAATCAGATTATGACGCGCACTAAGGCGGAAAATCTGATCCTTGAAGACGGCAAGGTTACCGGTGTTCAGGCAACGATGTATGACGGAACCAAAGTGATTGCGCATGCCAACAAGGGTGTGGTTCTGGCGACCGGCGGTTATGCGGCAAACATCCAGAAAGTCATCGACACCAATGAATATTGGAACAAGCAGTTCATTACTTCCAATACCAAGACGACCAATCGTTCATCCTTAGTCGGCGACGGCATCACGATGGGCGAAGAAGTCGGTGCGGCAACGACAGGCGAAGGCTGGACACAGATGATGCCGATTTCCTGGATTGACAACGGCAACCTGGCCTTTGGTGCAGGAACTTATGCGGTTTATATCAATCCGACAACCGGCAATCGCTTCGTCAACGAATCCGCAGAACGCGATGTTCTGTCGTTAGGTGAATTTGAAAATGGGATTGAACTTCAGGGTTCCCAGGGTGTTTTCTTAGAAATCTCCAATGCCGATGTGATGGTTGGACGGCCTTATCCGTATGATGATTATGCCAACAATGTTTCCGGTAAGGAAGACGTTGAAAATCGAGTATACTTTGCTTCCAGTCAGGATGAACTGAAAACGATTCTGGATCAGTTCGGCATGAAGGCTGATCCGGCGACGATTTATGCGAATATCGAAGCTTATGACAAAGCGATCATGGCCGGCGAACAGCCTGCGGATGTCGCTAAGAGCCAGGCCAGCGATATTATCGGTTCGGCGGAAAAAGATGAAAAGGGCAACTACAAGGCTGACACGTACACCTTGGACGGCGTTATGCTGCGAATCAGAATCATGGCTCCATCCACGCATCACACGATGGGCGGTTTGACGATTGATACAGACCGGCATGTCCTGAATGCGGATGGCAGCATTATTGAAGGCTTATATGCGGCAGGCGAAGTTACCGGCGGTATCCACGGCGGCAATCGACTGGGCGGCAATGCGATTGTTGAGATCTTCGTTTCTGGTCGGACCGCAGCCAACAGCATCGCAGCTGATCATCAGTAA